One segment of Euwallacea fornicatus isolate EFF26 chromosome 23, ASM4011564v1, whole genome shotgun sequence DNA contains the following:
- the LOC136346540 gene encoding uncharacterized protein, translated as MNVVLPDQILQNQICSLCKLYLSCGPVKSYRDGVIHEVKCGRCSRNKDGGGFSQYNVIAEKVFFPCINRFDGCGHLLRYQETSEHELTCLSSKIRCPLCPAVNVHYVPLALANHFKFNHWKNNLNKPLIKLSSNMNQFYIHCNAAKNIFVLIHVVINDTHLTFKVMSSRTNRVEYRIRIFNGKSREENSAVFSSHLMKCQDFDDDSAGFSVSANLIANVQGLECKFELSLVAQHMLQLPKVKNVDDNNEVDIEYVQDSSELPAKQLPELFMDDMFRSKFGKTHLSSYGLSGDQKSIVDGTSGVSVMITCNFCENYLAVSGRYKKIFFCASCSYSVCGQCHSYGICKVCPRCSLPHLRRSGEMARHYSLNFFCKFRCGQYFKAWDLLEHEDRCALNNHRGLTDTENIWRYFKEKKEENDTFQTSNSILFDPSRFSKDGRIFVVTRDDVRFMIEHKYQQQSNICKCIVRHKYDNVEVLTKICENEKYKKSDCTLYIPFKSEFAFFTVVFEIHFSD; from the exons ATGAATGTAGTCTTGCCAGATCAAATATTGCAGAATCAAATTTGTTCTCTATGTAAGCTGTACTTGTCTTGTGGACCTGTGAAGTCTTATCGAGATGGAGTCATTCACGAAGTTAAGTGCGGGCGTTGCAGCAGAAACAAGGACGGAGGTGGTTTTTCTCAGTATAACGTCATAGCTGAGAAAGTCTTTTTTCCCTGCATAAACAG ATTCGATGGTTGTGGTCATCTTCTGCGCTACCAAGAAACCAGCGAACACGAATTAACATGTCTATCATCAAAAATCCGTTGTCCCCTTTGTCCTGCAGTTAATGTTCACTACGTGCCTCTAGCTTTGGCCAATCACTTCAAATTCAACCACTGGAAAAACAACCTCAATAAACCTCTAATCAAACTGTCCTCGAACATGAATCAATTTTATATCCATTGCAATGCCgccaaaaacatttttgtgctAATTCACGTGGTGATAAATGATACTCATTTAACGTTTAAAGTTATGTCTTCTAGGACCAACAGAGTTGAGTATCGAATTAGAATTTTCAATGGGAAATCTCGCGAAGAAAACTCCGCGGTGTTTAGCAGTCACCTCATGAAGTGTCAGGATTTCGACGATGATTCGGCAGGGTTTTCAGTTTCCGCCAATTTAATTGCGAATGTTCAAGGACTTGAGTGCAAGTTTGAGTTGTCTTTGGTAGCCCAGCACATGCTACAATTGccaaaagtgaaaaatgtgGATGATAATAACGAAGTTGACATTGAGTATGTACAGGACTCCTCAGAATTGCCGGCGAAGCAGTTACCAGAATTGTTCATGGATGACATGTTTagatcaaaatttggaaagacCCACTTATCATCCTACGGTCTCTCCGGAGACCAAAAGAGCATAGTCGATGGCACCTCTGGAGTGAGTGTTATGATTACCTGCAATTTCTGCGAAAACTATTTGGCAGTGTCGGGAAGATACAAGAAAATATTCTTCTGTGCAAGTTGCAGCTATTCGGTGTGTGGGCAATGCCATTCCTATGGCATCTGTAAGGTTTGTCCCAGATGTTCGCTTCCTCATCTAAGGCGTTCCGGAGAAATGGCCAGGCATTATAGCTTAAACTTCTTTTGCAAATTCCGATGCGGACAGTATTTTAAAGCGTGGGATTTGCTGGAGCATGAAGATCGTTGCGCTTTGAACAATCATAGAGGATTAACCGATACAGAGAATATCTGGCGCTATTTCAAGGAAAAAAAGGAGGAAAACGATACCTTCCAGACATCGAACTCAATCCTTTTTGATCCGAGTCGATTTTCCAAAGATGGGCGCATTTTCGTGGTCACCAGGGACGATGTTCGATTCATGATAGAACACAAGTACCAACAACAAAGTAACATTTGTAAGTGTATTGTTCGTCACAAGTACGATAATGTGGAAGTGTTGAcgaaaatttgtgaaaatgaaaaatataaaaagtcaGATTGTACTTTATATATACCATTTAAAAGCGAGTTTGCCTTTTTTACTGTTGTGtttgaaatacatttttcggATTGA